The sequence GTCCACCTCTGGAGAAGCTGGCGGATGAACTTGAGGTGTTGCCACCAAACCCAGAGCTgtagccaccaccaccaccactcccAGCACCAGCACCGGAGCTAGAGCCACTTAGATAAGCTGCAAGACAAAATTACAtgaaatatttatacatatcaTGCATATCATAATGTGTACTGCTTAAAATCCAAACTTTAACATGTGCCCATCACCTACACAAAGTGGAGGCATCCAATTTGTAAGCTGAACCAATATACATAGAACTTGAAGCAACTAAGTCACAAGGACATGGAGAACAAACATGATGTTAGTAAGGTAGAGgtattttgttttgtctttctaGTAAATGAGGTCTCAAAGTCAGTACTgtccctagtgaatggatagggaCCATTATCATGAATATTCTCGATCATATTAACCTTtgtttatcattttaaacatgaactaataaaagtgaagttttatataatctatatctCTATTTTGTTTCGAACTACTAACACTTTAGAGTGCACCCTATCTATTTCTAGAATGGACTATGAATTATAAGGAATAGATAAATAGTCCCACACCTGTGTGTAACTATATCCTCTCTCTTGTGATAATGCTTCAGTATCTTCCCACATCCCAAGGACATACTGCCGCTACAAGTTactgttattatatgtgcatttttGTGATAGAGAAGACTCTAAGCTCCACTGAtgtaaggactgatgtgaatgattaaaaaacATTCTTTGTAGGCTGCCGTATAATAAGTAggtgatatttaaataaataatatgtgtgCCTATTTAATATACTCTTGAGTCCAACTTAACCATTTGAATTAATAGTTTTTATGAAATCGAGAACAAGACAATTCTTTTCGATGAGATCTGAGCTGGTTCCCCTCAATTCCTCCACATAGTTTATTTAACATACCAGCCAAATTGGCAAAGATGGCTAAATAACTACAAATATAGATAACATATGAAAAAGATTTAGTTACAAAAACTATGAGTGTCAAAGTGGAACTTTggagtccatggggtaaatgtatgaacctccagattcttcaactccggcgagttcagcgtcttcagcgcttaaatttaaagcggcgctgccttgtaaagggagacttccctttacaaggcagcgccgctttaaatttaagcgctgaagacgctgaactcgccggagttgaagaatccggaggttcatacatttacccccatgattGATCTACATATGTTCTTCTATAGAAATAGCTCATAATTGTTTGTATAATACTACAAAATGGTTTTAGTCATAAGGACCAGTAGCAATATCCACATAGTAACATGTAGGAAATATTGGATTTCCCATGCACATATTTGTTTGACACACAGAACACACAGTGAGGCTATTTGGTGAAGATATAAATTTGCTTAtgatttattatcatttttacatCAAACAAAAGGCATTGTGCATGAATGTTCTAATTAAGTCCACTTTAGGAGAAGACCTAGAATAGTAGTATATAAACCTGGAACCTCTTCTCGCAAGATCTAGATGGTGGAAAACAACTCTGAGGGGGTAATGATAGTTGAGTTAGCTGAAAGGGGCTTAAAACATGAATAGATATAAAAGCAGTGTAAAAGTGATGGTCGTAAGTTGAAATCGGGTTAAATCtaatataaatctaaaaaaacTCATTATAATGGTAGTATatcaagttatttttttattataataatttttaaggGCAGTTGAATGGCATCTTATGTTTACTCCACTTTCATAGACTATCCCTCAAAATGGTTTTGTTCACTTGCCAAGCATGATAATGATTGCAGAACATTTCATAAATGCGaatgcatttgttttaattgCCGCATTTTTACACAATACATTTTGTTAAGAAGCATAAATGGAATTCAGGCTTTCAGTTGTGGAAATGATCTTCACCGGACGTCTTTTGTCTTTCTGTCCACCTCTGGAGAAGCTGGCGGATGAACTTGAGGTGTTGCCACCAAACCCAGAGCTgtagccaccaccaccaccactaccagCACCAGCACCGGAGCTAGAGCCACTTAGATAAGCTGCAAGACAAAATTACATGAAATATTTATACATGTCATGCATATCATAATGTGTATTGCTTAAATCCCAAACTTTAACATGTGCCCATCACCTACACAAGGTGGAGGCATCCAATTTGTAAGCTGAACCAATATACATAGAACTTGAAGCAACTAAGTCACAAGGACATGGAGAACAAAAATGATGTCAGTGAGGTTGAGgtattttgttttgtctttctaGTAAATGAGGTCTCAAAGTCAGTACTCTCCCTAGCGAATGGATAGGGACCATTATCATGAATATTCTCTATAATATTAACCTTTGTGTTTAGCTTGTATACCCTAGGGGATCCTACTTGTTCAATAATGATTAATCCTGAGTTGCTATTTCTTATTGTATACTATTATGTATTGTACAGTGATCATTTGATACCCTGTCCTTGTGTACTACTCAGTGGTATTATGCAGGAGTTGAGAGTTTGGAGGTTTGCATTCATTACATATTATTGTTTCATGAAAATTTGCCACTTGTTAACCCACATCACAGCTCTCTCTAATGTGCATCTCataaaaacaattcagcataataaGAAGATGGTACAGTAATACTTACAGACATTGACTGTGTTTGTGACCTCTCCCGATATTCTGtagaaaataaaagcataaaataaatgaaagatggAAAAAATGAAGTCAAATAGAAAATGCATTTACTCCTACTGTTAGATGGCACAAAATTAAGTTAAGTAACCCTGCTTTTGATGGATTTACTAAACTCATATAACTACTAAATTTAGTTGTTATGACATTATCACTTCATTTACAGAAGTTTCAGGTTACCAAGACTCCTTTACCCTACTTTTTGTCAATAAAGAACATATAGCACAGTTTTTAGAAGAATGATTTTCTAAAACTTAAGTCCTTTTATCTTGATATCGTGTACGGATAACTATAGATTTGCTgaaacttgcctgctctcctctcCCTCTAGCAGTGTCCTGTAAGTGGCAATTTCAATATCCAGGTACAGTTTCACATTCATCAGCTCCTGGTAGTCTTTCAGTAGGCGAGCCATGTCCTGCTTCTGCCTCTGCAGTGCAGCTTCCAATTCAGCCACCTTAGACCGGGCATTTGCTAGAGCGGCATCTCCGCGTTCCTCGGCCTCTGCAATGGATAACTCAAGGCTGGCAATCTGGAAATGATTAatgtataaaacaatattaagaCGGATAGCTTACACTTATAGATATAGCAGGGTATGGAATAACTAGTAATAAAATAGAGATGTAATAATTTTGCAGATGTTTTAAGTTCACATTGAACATTTGGAGGTTTATgataggtcagctttatgataatATGGGGAAAGCATTAAACAAGGAATTGTCTAACTGAGTATGtgttaatagaaataaaatattatacttgTCCCCGGTGCTATAGAGGCAGGAGACCTCTTTCTATAGAGAGCACAGGCAAATAAAAagactaataaaacaatacatttctggTACATATTTGACCTATCACTATAAATAACCATTTTGTAAAAGTGCCTGTTTATAACACCTGTGATGCAACACAGAGTGCGGTAATAACATAAGTATTAATTTGTATTAATTAACCAAAGGAAGTGCCATAGTCAGTATTAGTCGGAATTGAAGATATTGCTAAAGATATTTGAGTTATAGGGGAATTTTACCTGTTTCTTAACATTCTCAATCTCAGCTTTGAGTCTCTGGATGGCTCTGTTAAGTTGTGATATCTCGTTCTTGGTGTTTTTCACCTCATCCCCCTGCTGGCCGGCAGCATTCTGCAACTGCTGGAACTGTTGACAGAACAATAGATCAAAAAAACTAGAAAAGCTTGTTATATCCAAGAACGCATTCAACATTGCAATTGTTAAAATACCCATACACACCATGATTCTGGCAGACATTTTTAGAGCAAATTGTCCACCAATCCCACTGTATGGGCTGAAGCAGTCATTAATCTTGGCCGTTGTTTGACTGGGATCTCAGTGTCGATGGGACTTGAGTAAAGTGGGGTTGGATGATTGTTATGATCTGACAGTGTGTGTTCATCATGCAACCAGCTAAACTAAGAGGCTAATGTAGAGCACATCATTTTTTTCGTGTAAGAATTTCATTTCCATACTGCTCATTGGCACCAAAAATGCACACGCATACATCCACATATAGACTGTTGCTTTTTGTTGAATTGTGTCTCTTTACAACTGATTAGGCAGGAGGGGTTGACAAGCATGGACGTTAACGCATCCGCAGATACAGGGTTTAGGTGGTGTATTTCTTGCGTGTGCAACAATATGCAACGTTGAGGATTACAACAGCACTAGCTAGCTGTTTCTGATTGTATGGTTGTATGCTGACcactccagctgatagtacttaattcattggcATTGACATTCCCATTTGGACAACCTCAGGCAAGacaattcccatttgatttttaaaagtgtaaacatcaggggataaatgtatgaatatccgattttttcaactcgctggaaatcggcgactttgcaggtaaaatttaaagcagcgatggcttgtaaaggcaggtttgcctttacaagccatcgccgctttaaattttcactacaaagccgccgatttccagcgagttgaaaaaatcggatgttcatacatttacccccagatgtttgaatctaatttgtattatattttgtatttgtgtttttatttaattatattttatatggaacatgcaacttttgcattttttaactGTCAAAAGAATATAACACtcttcattacattataatattgtgtacaaatagggcaaTGTGACTTCTTTGCTCCATTTGTACCCTATCATGCGGCATATGTATGAATAAATGTACCACTGATGCATGCCTGGTGCAAATTATACTGTTTTTATACATCTTGAGATGCGTCCGAATGTGTGTGTTCTTTGTGTGCGTGTTTTCCCTACGTATGTTCTGAGTACATGTGATTCATCTATAAATGAGGCCTTAACTGTGCACCATAATATCTGACTGTTAAACTCAATTACTAAATCTATGGATCTGTCTTATTTGGCCACCAGCGTATGGTGACTTTTACTAGTGGACTATTTTCTACTGTCCCAATATGCAGATTGTTCTAAGACTCATTATTTATTCCTTTGCCATAACCATGTTTATACAGAATGTATTAAGAAGAGTAACTGAATTGTTGAAACCGTTAGATTTAGACTTTTTAGTTTGCTGATCAGTAGTGTGAAGACATTTTATGGCAGTGTGAAGGCATTTCTAACCTTGTTCTTGTATGCATCTTCTGCCTCGGCTCTGCTCTTGTTGGCGATGTCCTCATATTGACCCTTTACTTCAGCGATGATATCATCTAGGTTCAGTGATCTGTTGTTGTCCATTGTCAGAAGAACGGAAGTGTCAGACACCTGTTGGCTGATCTCACCAAGCTCCTGCAATTTCAGAATATTTGTAAAGAACACAGTCGGTAAGAGAGGAAAACAAGCACAGAATGCTGCCACAATGCAAGACAGAAAACAACCTCATTTGGGAATGGGAAGAAAGAATGATGTAATTATTATGAATAagttgtttagtaaatatacatattGATAGATCTAATGAGTGTATTGAATGCACTGCTTTTGTTCGTTTAGGTATTAAAATCTTTAGTGAACACACTGAGATGTAATACTACTGTGGTACAAGTCGCCATAAATGATTTTCATTGGGCAATTGTCATCGCTAGGTTCTGGGGCCATAGCAAGCTTGCCACATCCAATCTTAGTCAATCCTACCATGTACAATGTATAGCGACACTAAGACAATGTATAGTCATTATGGGCAATAGGAGATTTCTGTTTCATATTATAGTCGTTTGGATGTTAATCATGCAAAAGTTTACTTAGAACTGATAAGACTGAAATATAGTGTTAAAAACTCCATTTCAAATCAGgaaggacattgcatggatgcTAGGGAATAACAGCGTTCTGAGATGCAGAATGTAATTAATTCATTGATTCTGTTAAGAAGATTTCAAGGTGAAGTGTTCATATTAAGTGTAGTTACAGTGATAATAAGGGTCCAGCAAAAGCCTGACCCAACTTTTCAATTGTTCATAGAGTAAAGGCAGTAACGATGATAAGTGCTGTGATTGCTGCTGGCAACCAGGTGACATGTAGTATGCTAAAATAATTAAGGCTGTACTGCTTATTAATACCTTGTGCCATTATATTCTGTCTGTGATACCATATACTGACATCTAAGGTCCTGCTCCATGGTGTACAGATAGGGAATAAAATCATAGTGCAAGTTTTTCACTAGGGCCCAATGAACACTAGTTAAATCAATACATATATTATTGCATCAGAGATACAAAGTTCTGTAATTATATTTCTTCAAACAAGAAATATCTGTAATCtgggaagatagatagatagatagatagatagatagatagatagatagatagatagatagatagatagatacttcaTCTTTCTTGATTATTAATTGGTTCTATATCAACAATTCTTTGTGGAGACACTTTTGCTACATTGCTGAATAGTCATTACCTGTTCATAAAGAGCTTTCAAGAAGGCAATCTCTTCATTGAGGGCATTCAGTTTCCCTTCCAGTTCCACCTTGACTAGATAATCTGCATCAACATCCTGTAAATTAAGTAAAgatatttattcattcagtaaatgtgcctattgatttttttttcacatgatgcCATGGTCTTAGaaagaccactaaacctaaaaacTAAGCTGATGATAAGAGAAAACACTATATATGTAGAAATTTCTAGAACCTAGAGAAGgtattttaaataatgttaatcATTTTGCACACACACTTGTTAAGAATGTAGAACCCACTCTACATTCTATATTCTATTACCAAGCTGCTCCTATGAACCTGCACACATTGGCGGTTAAAATGTGGGTGCTGAAGTCGGCTCAAAGACTTTTTCAGCACAGTGGCTCTCTGTCATCTATTTCTGCCTCTGTGAATAATTAATCCCTCCACATTGGGCATCGGTTTCACCCTCTGTCATACTGTGTGCACATTATCCTTGTGCACCCCAGCCAGTGCTACCATTAGACACACCCATGTGGATGTCTAGAGAGCAGATGATTGGGTAGTGCCTAAAACAATGCCCCCGCTGTGCCCCCACATGGAGTGCTGGTCACTGACATGATGGAAAAATAACCaacagcttcttacatgtgaagcgtGGCCCTTGGCTATAATGTTACAGCCAAGCACCACACTTCAGCTGGCAGGGTACGAAGCAAAAGGACTATGGGTGCAAAGCCCAAGGGGAGGCTTTTCATAGTGCCCCACTATAATGCCAGTTTTTAGACCGTGTTTTAAGCAGGTAGTTTATGTGGGAGGTCTGTATttctttttaggtttttttttaataataatcgTCTCCTGTTGAAGTAAAAGACATCAGCTGTAAATGGAATAGTTTTGAATCTAACCTTTTTGAGCAGCACAAATTCATTCTCTGCTGAAGCTCTCTGGTTAATTTCATCTTCATACCTGTTGGTACatatatgtaatttatataaAATGCAACTTAAATACTTTGATTCATTCAGTAAACTTTTGAAACTCCTTTTCATTTTGTGACTATGCAAAATCTGATCAGCAAATAGCTGCTATAATTATATGTGTTGGATTGGGGGATGAAGGGCCTCACAGTAAACTTACATATGTTATAATAAATAATGGCATTCAGATGTGGACCCCCAGTGGTGCCCACTCACCAATTGCACAAACTACCAAAGACATTAGTATATGGTCTACACTAACAAGTTTTGCTACTTAAATCAATAAGCAAAATAGGAATTATTAATTGACAGCATGGGAACTTGCATTTTTCAGTGAGGTGTTGATATAGAAAAATGATAGAGTTATATTAGTGTACATTGCTTCATTTGGTAAATAAATGTCACTCTGCATCAAAAAGACCACATTCATGAGGTTCTAGAACTGCAAGCTGTCAGTGACTATAGCTTTTAGCTGAGCACATACTGCCCATTAGACTTAGATTTACTTAAACTTCTAGGAAAggaaaagcggaggtgttgcccatagtagccaatcccattttctagaatgtactacatagaTGTTAATTAGAACGTGATTGGTTGCtgcgggcaacacctccacttttccatttaagttgtagtaaatctaccccttagtttcaacaagttttttttttctgaccTTTTGTGGGAGGGAATTGATTTGAGAGTTTACAGCCCTGTGAAAAGTGTCATATCAACATACCTGCGTTTAAAGTCCTCAACACGATCCTGTTCATTACGTAGCTCTCCCTCAAGGCGACTTCTATTGTTCACTATGCTGTCCAGCTGACTCTTCAGGTTATTAATGTAAGCAATAAAAAGAGGCTCAATGTTACTTTTTTGGCCGGATTGACCACCTCCTTGTTGTTGCAACAGGCTCCATTTAGTCTCAAGTACTTTATTCTGTTGCTCAAGGAATCGAACCTGGCAAAAGATAAGAATAAACAATAAGCAATAAGCACATTAAACATATATGGCCTCATTTAGAGATAGGAGCAAGAGAATAAAaaggtacaaatttgcaccttggcaaaaccatgtcgaAGGGGGGGAACAtcacacatttaaaatatgcaGACATATTTTGAGATGGAAGGGGGAGtgtcctagttcaactctaaACTGCAGTGTAAAATAAACCTGTCcagtattgtgtgctacatgcaaagacagacagtattttccctgtatacaaaacataaatatttacatttgcaacccttgcattgcaacatggtttgtctcagAGAAAACATGCACGTTTTTTGCTTTTCTCCTAAATCTAAATGACACTTATTAAGTTCAAGGTTCTTCCACAACATAAAGATCAAGCAAACTGGTAGAAGTCACAGAGTGAGATGCAGTGTAGTACAGCTAATAAATGCCATGCATGCAGaaattgtatatttaaaatatgccaTGAATTTGTTGCAAATATAAATGTTAACATAAATGCAATTGTAATGGTAACTATAAAAACAATGCAATATATTGCTTATTAGATCTAATTACAAGTTAAGCAATCATAccataacaaaaaatatatatatatatatatatatatatatatatatatatatatagtgttatacCTTGTCAATGAATGATGCAAATTTGTTATTTAGGGTCTTGATCTGCTCTCTTTCCTCTTTCTTAAATGTTGAAATGTTTGGATCAATTTCCAAGGAGAGTGGTGTCAGGAGGCTTTTGTTAACGGTCACATTTACGATACCTGCAGAAGGAGCGGCAGACTGAGAGCCCCCAAACCCCCTTGCACCAGAGAACCCACCATCTGAGCTACCGAATCCGAATCCACCGGCTGATGAGGAAATCCTACTACCAGCTCGCTGATTAAGGAGGCTTCTGCTCCCAAAGCCAGCACTGGGTGCACTGGGTGCAGCAGAGCGAAGACCCCATTGAGAGGATGAGCTGACGGCGTTTCTGTTGCTGCCTCCTACTGAAGATGAGCTAAAGCCTCTAGAAGATGCTCCTCCAGAGGATGAAAAACGTTGACTCCGGCTCATTGTAGCTACAGGTTCTTCAGTACAACTGGTGATAAGATGGGGACAGGTTCAAATGGTGACAAGTGTACTCTGTTTATTGCTCTTATATACTCTTAGCTTCGCAAAATACTGGGCTTGGTCACTTTCTTTAAGTGATCAATTTACATGTGTCCCTCTGTCTTGCCTTGAGGCAATATGTTGTTTTCAACCTGCTATATATACTTAAAGGAAATATGTTGTTTTGCTTGAAGGCTTATAGATAAAGGCTGATGTAAAATACATAACTTAGTTTTCATGAGAAAAATTGGATTTTTTGCATTAGTCAGTACATTGTCAAAAAAGTCACCAGATGAGttgctgatatatttgttaggttTTTGTACAGTTAAATAGCAAATAGC is a genomic window of Mixophyes fleayi isolate aMixFle1 chromosome 2, aMixFle1.hap1, whole genome shotgun sequence containing:
- the LOC142139823 gene encoding keratin, type II cytoskeletal cochleal-like, with product MQLSRQITPSDQQRTKSGPKTDRRCTEEPVATMSRSQRFSSSGGASSRGFSSSSVGGSNRNAVSSSSQWGLRSAAPSAPSAGFGSRSLLNQRAGSRISSSAGGFGFGSSDGGFSGARGFGGSQSAAPSAGIVNVTVNKSLLTPLSLEIDPNISTFKKEEREQIKTLNNKFASFIDKVRFLEQQNKVLETKWSLLQQQGGGQSGQKSNIEPLFIAYINNLKSQLDSIVNNRSRLEGELRNEQDRVEDFKRRYEDEINQRASAENEFVLLKKDVDADYLVKVELEGKLNALNEEIAFLKALYEQELGEISQQVSDTSVLLTMDNNRSLNLDDIIAEVKGQYEDIANKSRAEAEDAYKNKFQQLQNAAGQQGDEVKNTKNEISQLNRAIQRLKAEIENVKKQIASLELSIAEAEERGDAALANARSKVAELEAALQRQKQDMARLLKDYQELMNVKLYLDIEIATYRTLLEGEESRQVSANL